Proteins from a genomic interval of Flammeovirgaceae bacterium SG7u.111:
- the xylA gene encoding xylose isomerase yields the protein MSTTYFPNIDKIQFEGRESDNPLAFKFYEADKVVAGKTMKEHFRFAAAYWHSFCNGNGDPFGLDTRDFPWAKPGADAITVAKYRVEAAFEFFQKIGIDYYCFHDRDIAPEGSSVIESEKILHEIVSLLKQYQQDTGVKLLWGTANLFSHPRYMNGASTNPDFDVLCHGAAQVKAALDATVELGGENYVFWGGREGYMSLLNTDMKRETAHMAEFLRKARDYGRSIGFKGSYLIEPKPAEPSKHQYDFDAATVIGFLKAEGLADDFKLNIEANHATLAGHTFAHDLQVSADAGMLGSIDANQGDYQNGWDTDYFPHDIYDTTETMMILLQNGGIGAGGLNFDAKIRRNSTDPADLFVAHIGGMDTFAQGLLVADKILTSTNYTALRKERYSSYNAGKGAEFEAGKLSLADLRNLAVEAGEPKKLSGKQEQFENLVNQCIGRI from the coding sequence ATGAGCACCACTTATTTTCCAAACATCGATAAAATTCAATTTGAGGGAAGGGAATCTGATAATCCTTTGGCATTCAAATTTTACGAAGCAGACAAAGTAGTTGCAGGAAAAACGATGAAAGAACACTTCCGCTTTGCCGCAGCTTATTGGCATTCGTTCTGTAATGGCAACGGAGATCCTTTTGGTCTTGATACACGTGATTTTCCTTGGGCTAAACCAGGAGCAGATGCTATTACGGTAGCTAAATACCGTGTAGAGGCTGCCTTTGAGTTTTTCCAAAAAATAGGAATAGATTACTACTGTTTCCACGACCGCGACATCGCTCCTGAGGGAAGTAGCGTAATTGAGTCAGAAAAAATATTGCATGAAATCGTGAGCTTGCTCAAGCAATATCAGCAAGATACTGGTGTGAAATTGCTTTGGGGAACAGCGAATCTTTTTTCGCACCCTCGCTACATGAACGGAGCTTCTACCAACCCCGATTTTGACGTACTTTGCCACGGTGCGGCGCAAGTGAAAGCTGCGCTAGATGCAACCGTTGAACTAGGTGGTGAAAACTACGTGTTCTGGGGAGGAAGAGAAGGTTATATGTCTTTGCTCAACACCGATATGAAGCGTGAAACGGCTCATATGGCGGAGTTCTTGCGCAAAGCTCGTGACTACGGACGCAGCATCGGTTTCAAGGGTTCTTATCTTATAGAGCCTAAGCCAGCAGAGCCTTCTAAGCACCAATACGACTTCGATGCGGCTACGGTAATCGGGTTCTTGAAAGCAGAAGGATTGGCGGATGATTTCAAGTTGAATATTGAAGCTAACCATGCCACCTTGGCTGGGCATACCTTTGCTCACGACTTGCAGGTTTCTGCCGATGCAGGCATGTTGGGCAGCATAGATGCCAACCAAGGTGATTACCAAAACGGTTGGGATACAGATTACTTCCCACATGATATTTATGACACCACCGAAACCATGATGATCTTGTTGCAAAATGGCGGAATTGGTGCAGGTGGCTTGAACTTCGATGCGAAAATTAGAAGAAACTCTACTGATCCTGCTGATTTGTTCGTAGCGCACATTGGTGGAATGGATACTTTCGCCCAAGGGCTTTTGGTAGCTGACAAAATATTGACAAGCACCAATTACACTGCCTTGAGAAAAGAGCGTTATTCGTCTTACAACGCTGGAAAAGGAGCTGAGTTTGAAGCTGGAAAACTTTCTTTGGCTGATCTCAGGAACCTTGCGGTAGAAGCAGGCGAGCCTAAGAAACTAAGCGGAAAGCAAGAGCAATTTGAGAACTTGGTAAACCAATGTATCGGAAGGATTTAA
- a CDS encoding glycosyltransferase family 4 protein, producing MKKIAFLNTSIGWGGLELNTIKLAKAFVEKGWEIALVTAEGSKMFEEGKECFSTSLFLQKTKKYFDFSNAKKIAVFLKAEGYDGVFMTDNRDIDLANWAKRIYFKELKVFYQQQMQMAIRKKDILHTLRYKSIDAWISPLSWLKNQVVEQTKFPEERISVIPLCVESDRYTKSKFSKIGARKELEINPKGMLLGIIGRIDPQKGQRFVTDAFIELRKQGVEVELLIFGSPTLNEEASKQYYDGIKELIAENGVEKFVHFRKFSPQPELFYSAVDVFTIASLSETFGMVTVEAMLSKLPILAANTGGSPEILRFGKFGQLFEYENVKDFCSKFNWVVNNPEKVKKMVEASQAYALEKFDISVEVDGIESLFMKHLPHVS from the coding sequence ATGAAAAAAATTGCGTTTTTAAATACATCGATTGGCTGGGGTGGGTTGGAATTGAACACCATCAAATTAGCTAAGGCTTTTGTTGAGAAGGGGTGGGAAATAGCGCTTGTTACTGCGGAAGGCTCCAAAATGTTCGAAGAAGGTAAAGAGTGTTTTTCTACTTCGCTTTTCCTGCAAAAGACAAAGAAGTATTTTGATTTTTCCAACGCAAAAAAAATAGCGGTTTTTCTTAAAGCGGAAGGGTATGATGGGGTTTTTATGACTGATAATAGGGACATAGATTTAGCCAATTGGGCAAAAAGGATTTATTTCAAAGAGCTCAAGGTGTTTTATCAGCAGCAAATGCAGATGGCAATTAGAAAGAAAGATATACTTCATACGTTGAGGTACAAAAGTATAGATGCATGGATTAGCCCGCTCAGTTGGTTGAAAAACCAAGTGGTGGAACAGACTAAATTTCCTGAAGAGCGAATTTCTGTAATTCCACTTTGTGTAGAATCTGACAGGTATACCAAATCAAAGTTTTCAAAAATTGGGGCAAGAAAGGAATTGGAAATCAATCCTAAAGGGATGCTTTTAGGAATAATAGGGAGGATAGATCCGCAGAAAGGGCAGAGGTTTGTAACCGACGCATTTATAGAACTAAGAAAGCAAGGAGTCGAGGTTGAACTCCTGATTTTTGGTTCGCCTACTTTAAATGAAGAGGCTTCGAAGCAATACTATGACGGTATTAAAGAACTTATAGCTGAGAATGGAGTAGAAAAATTTGTCCATTTCCGCAAGTTTTCTCCTCAACCAGAACTTTTCTATTCTGCCGTAGATGTATTTACAATCGCTTCCCTTAGCGAAACTTTTGGGATGGTAACTGTAGAGGCGATGCTTTCCAAGTTGCCAATTCTTGCAGCAAATACAGGAGGCAGTCCAGAAATACTGCGGTTTGGCAAATTTGGTCAGCTATTCGAATACGAAAATGTCAAGGATTTTTGTAGTAAGTTCAATTGGGTGGTTAATAACCCAGAAAAGGTAAAAAAGATGGTTGAAGCGTCGCAGGCCTATGCACTGGAAAAGTTTGATATTAGCGTGGAGGTTGATGGGATTGAGTCTTTATTTATGAAGCATCTTCCTCATGTTTCTTAA
- a CDS encoding ATP-binding protein — MNFKIYKLFLFGAFLLGYTLCWSQSKEIDSLKAALPLADDNSKAEILLKLSHAWWQTDLSIAAQYASSASEIAASHNDNNIHIKSLQALASVNHMLGEQEEAEAYWHESLQLSNNLPKNSNTFTLNAYLGLSQVYVAQHRYGKSLEALGKAEVLSSERNTPSPQVETFTHFGTHYYAKYAQTKQRSDIDSVQYYYTKAYRLAEKTEDVPLRVGTMRKLASAYAEADKRPIGLDYLRRAISLLDEKGDEQHLKEDLLAQIGNLYRTDKQFKLALQYYHQSLELSEEHNQTIKTCWALHQMGILFETIGEPEKAIEYYQKSLGTAREIGMKSWVLNNYEKLIGIYKQQEKFEQAFQLLSAFSSLKDSLSDESRKRQLAEMETSLELMENRKEIDLLTEKNKVQTLTLKRQENGVILLIVGSVIFIAVILILYQLFRLKRKTNTRLSLKNKEIEMQSNALTQAYQNLSLLSEMGKSIASKLTVEEIVDTVYANIQSLMEASSFGIGVYDTENNVLHFPGAIEEGHILENISFSLDETERLAVRCFNNREEILINNFERDYQKYFDRRLPSKTTNDSRSIIYVPLCSESSNSGVMTVQSFNDNAYNDYHLYILRNLAVYARIALENAQVYKEVAEGRKELEEANEKIALQNKELLTLNKDKNQLIGILAHDLRNPISAAMTFINYIDSEAKDLTRDQQKAVKGTVRSLNRMNAMIEKILDLRAIESRKVRMEITRINLMRLLVQVQETFKDAAEKKNQKLNLIFTSKKLYIKADWNYTAQVFENLISNAVKFSKPDKSITIQLKDEDEHVIASIRDEGPGISPEEQLKLFTAFQKLSARPTGGENSTGLGLAIVKKYVEAMNGKVWCESEPGKGTSFLVAFKKHEEDAS; from the coding sequence ATGAACTTTAAAATCTACAAACTTTTCCTGTTCGGAGCCTTTTTATTAGGATATACTTTATGCTGGAGTCAAAGCAAAGAAATTGATAGCCTAAAGGCAGCACTTCCTTTGGCAGACGATAATTCAAAAGCTGAGATACTTCTCAAGCTCTCCCATGCTTGGTGGCAAACCGACCTTAGTATTGCCGCACAATATGCTAGCAGCGCTTCTGAAATTGCAGCATCTCACAATGATAACAATATACATATCAAATCTTTGCAAGCTCTTGCCTCTGTAAATCATATGCTAGGTGAGCAAGAAGAGGCTGAAGCCTATTGGCATGAAAGCTTGCAGCTTTCAAATAACCTACCAAAAAACAGCAATACTTTTACGTTGAATGCCTATTTGGGTCTAAGCCAAGTGTATGTTGCCCAACACAGATACGGCAAATCTTTAGAGGCACTTGGAAAAGCTGAAGTCCTTTCTTCCGAACGAAATACACCTAGTCCTCAGGTTGAAACTTTCACCCATTTTGGAACTCATTATTATGCCAAGTATGCCCAAACTAAACAAAGAAGTGATATTGACAGCGTCCAATATTACTATACCAAAGCTTATAGATTAGCAGAAAAAACAGAAGACGTTCCTCTAAGAGTAGGTACAATGCGAAAACTTGCTTCTGCCTATGCCGAAGCTGATAAGAGACCTATTGGACTCGATTACCTCAGAAGAGCCATTAGTTTACTTGACGAAAAGGGGGATGAGCAGCACCTAAAAGAAGATTTACTGGCTCAAATAGGAAATCTTTATCGCACCGATAAGCAATTCAAACTAGCCCTACAATATTACCACCAATCGCTAGAACTTTCTGAAGAACATAACCAAACCATAAAAACATGTTGGGCTTTGCACCAGATGGGCATACTTTTCGAAACAATAGGCGAACCTGAAAAAGCTATTGAGTATTATCAGAAAAGTCTCGGTACAGCACGAGAAATTGGGATGAAAAGTTGGGTACTCAATAATTACGAAAAGCTCATTGGGATCTACAAACAACAAGAAAAGTTTGAACAAGCATTCCAATTACTTTCTGCTTTTTCTTCACTCAAAGATTCCCTCAGCGATGAATCAAGAAAAAGGCAATTAGCTGAAATGGAAACCAGTCTTGAGCTGATGGAAAACCGCAAAGAGATCGATCTTCTTACCGAAAAAAATAAAGTACAAACCCTTACCCTCAAGCGCCAAGAAAATGGTGTGATATTACTTATCGTTGGTTCGGTTATTTTCATCGCTGTCATTCTTATTTTATACCAGCTTTTCCGGTTAAAGCGAAAAACAAATACACGTTTGTCGCTAAAAAACAAGGAAATTGAAATGCAATCGAATGCGCTCACACAGGCGTATCAGAATTTGAGCTTGCTGAGTGAAATGGGAAAATCTATTGCCTCAAAGCTTACTGTTGAAGAAATTGTAGATACTGTTTATGCAAATATCCAATCGCTAATGGAGGCCTCTTCTTTTGGGATTGGAGTTTATGACACAGAAAACAATGTACTTCATTTTCCTGGCGCTATAGAAGAGGGTCATATACTTGAAAACATTTCTTTCTCTTTGGACGAAACCGAACGCTTGGCTGTGAGGTGTTTTAACAATAGAGAGGAAATTCTCATCAATAATTTTGAACGTGATTATCAGAAATATTTCGACAGGCGCCTTCCTTCCAAAACCACAAACGATTCTCGCTCCATCATTTATGTTCCCCTTTGCTCGGAAAGCAGCAATTCAGGAGTGATGACTGTTCAAAGCTTCAATGATAATGCCTATAACGATTACCATCTGTACATCCTCAGAAACTTGGCTGTTTATGCACGAATCGCCCTAGAAAATGCCCAAGTGTACAAAGAAGTAGCCGAAGGGAGAAAGGAACTGGAAGAAGCGAATGAAAAAATCGCCCTTCAAAACAAAGAATTGCTTACGCTGAACAAAGATAAAAACCAGCTAATCGGCATACTTGCCCACGACCTCCGAAACCCAATTTCGGCAGCCATGACCTTTATAAACTATATCGATTCTGAAGCTAAAGACCTTACTCGTGATCAGCAAAAGGCAGTAAAAGGTACCGTTAGGTCACTAAACAGAATGAATGCCATGATCGAAAAAATCTTGGATCTGCGTGCCATAGAATCAAGAAAAGTACGAATGGAAATCACTCGCATCAACTTGATGAGGTTATTGGTACAGGTACAAGAAACCTTCAAAGATGCCGCAGAAAAGAAGAACCAAAAGCTAAACCTGATTTTCACTTCCAAAAAACTGTATATAAAAGCTGATTGGAACTACACAGCCCAAGTATTTGAAAACCTTATTTCCAATGCGGTAAAGTTTTCCAAGCCTGATAAAAGCATCACCATCCAGCTTAAAGATGAAGATGAACATGTGATAGCTTCCATTAGGGACGAAGGCCCGGGCATAAGCCCCGAAGAACAACTCAAATTGTTCACCGCTTTCCAAAAACTCTCCGCCCGACCTACAGGAGGGGAAAACTCTACTGGCTTGGGGTTAGCTATTGTAAAAAAATATGTAGAAGCTATGAATGGAAAAGTCTGGTGCGAAAGCGAACCTGGCAAGGGAACTTCCTTCTTAGTCGCCTTTAAGAAACATGAGGAAGATGCTTCATAA
- a CDS encoding thioesterase has protein sequence MDTSTTTLSPSQEKFLKKMLSPSTFRLFTLMKVPMGFLAGMKLVKLDTKHAVTTIPFKRLNKNPFRSIYFAVQSMAAELSTASIALLAIQGYKPSIATIIVGLEAEFHKKATDHTTFTCTDGANIFAAVNCCLETGEPATVTAKTEGRMPDGTLVSTFYFTWSFKQRSK, from the coding sequence ATGGATACAAGTACAACAACACTCAGCCCTTCTCAGGAAAAGTTTCTTAAGAAAATGCTTAGCCCTTCCACCTTTAGGCTGTTTACACTGATGAAAGTACCCATGGGATTTTTAGCGGGAATGAAACTCGTAAAGCTTGACACAAAACATGCAGTTACCACCATTCCGTTCAAAAGACTGAATAAAAACCCTTTTCGTTCCATTTATTTTGCCGTACAGAGCATGGCCGCCGAACTTTCTACCGCCTCTATTGCTCTTTTAGCCATACAAGGCTATAAACCTTCCATAGCAACCATCATAGTTGGACTAGAAGCCGAATTCCACAAAAAAGCCACAGATCACACCACATTTACCTGTACCGATGGAGCCAATATTTTTGCAGCTGTAAACTGCTGTCTAGAAACGGGAGAGCCTGCCACAGTCACCGCCAAAACCGAAGGAAGGATGCCTGACGGTACGCTCGTATCTACTTTTTACTTTACCTGGTCATTTAAGCAGCGCTCCAAATAA
- a CDS encoding class I SAM-dependent methyltransferase — MNQEQFPDFANINRELWNEKTETHWGSEFYGVKEFLNHKNSLKPIELNLLGDFSEKSVLHLQCHFGMDTLSLAHLGAEVTGVDLSDRSIEKARELANMAGLDAEFICSNVYDLSKVLNKKYDIVFTSYGVIGWLPDMDKWAEVVSHFLKPKGEFIMAEFHPVVWMFDYDFEKVEYAYFNRDTIVEELEGTYADPTAPIKKKSVSWNHDLGEVLGALLKQGLSIKSFEEFDYSPFNCFNGTEEISEGNFIIKKHGNKLPLVYALKAKKDETKIGG, encoded by the coding sequence ATGAACCAAGAACAATTTCCTGATTTTGCCAACATTAACCGAGAACTTTGGAACGAAAAAACTGAAACCCATTGGGGTTCCGAATTCTATGGCGTAAAGGAATTTTTGAATCATAAAAACTCCTTAAAACCCATCGAGCTAAACTTATTGGGCGATTTTTCGGAAAAGTCCGTACTTCATTTGCAGTGCCATTTTGGAATGGACACGCTTTCCCTAGCTCATTTGGGAGCGGAAGTAACAGGCGTTGACTTATCGGATAGGTCTATTGAAAAAGCGAGGGAGTTGGCTAATATGGCAGGGCTAGACGCCGAGTTCATTTGCTCCAATGTATACGACCTTTCCAAAGTACTAAACAAAAAATATGACATCGTTTTCACTTCTTACGGGGTAATAGGTTGGTTGCCAGACATGGACAAATGGGCAGAAGTAGTTTCCCACTTCCTCAAGCCAAAGGGGGAGTTTATAATGGCAGAGTTCCACCCTGTAGTTTGGATGTTTGACTATGACTTTGAAAAAGTGGAATATGCTTATTTCAACAGAGATACTATAGTGGAAGAGCTAGAAGGCACGTATGCCGACCCAACTGCTCCCATCAAAAAGAAGTCAGTATCTTGGAATCACGACCTTGGTGAGGTACTTGGGGCATTACTCAAACAAGGATTATCAATCAAGTCTTTTGAAGAATTCGACTACTCGCCTTTCAACTGTTTTAATGGTACAGAAGAAATAAGTGAAGGAAACTTTATTATAAAAAAGCATGGTAATAAACTACCTTTAGTATACGCCCTAAAGGCAAAAAAAGATGAAACGAAGATCGGAGGATAA
- a CDS encoding serine hydrolase, with protein sequence MKKLILLSIFLSLISCQPDSKAKEELTKRIADNFAKVEGTFAVAFQEVGKPETAIFINEKEVFHAASTMKTSVMIEAFKQDAEGRLSLSDSVLVKNEFKSMVDSSVYELTLSDDSESELYQNLGEKMPLGDLVYKMIIKSSNLATNLMVEIVGAQNTTASMRKLGAPDIEVLRGVEDIKAYRQGFSNTTTAYDLMVIFDKMGQGKAVNKEVDEKMIGILLDQKFNEMIPAKLPKDVKVAHKTGWITGVHHDSGIVILPDGRRYVLVILSKELTNEEKGVAKIAEVSGWIYQYFTENL encoded by the coding sequence ATGAAAAAATTAATACTACTATCTATCTTTCTATCATTAATTTCCTGCCAACCTGATTCTAAAGCTAAAGAGGAATTAACCAAAAGAATTGCAGATAATTTTGCCAAGGTGGAAGGAACTTTTGCCGTTGCATTCCAAGAGGTCGGTAAGCCCGAAACCGCAATATTTATAAATGAAAAAGAGGTCTTTCACGCTGCAAGTACCATGAAAACATCTGTGATGATTGAAGCATTTAAGCAGGATGCTGAAGGGAGATTGTCGCTTTCAGATTCTGTCCTTGTAAAGAATGAGTTTAAAAGTATGGTAGATAGTAGTGTATACGAACTTACGCTAAGTGATGATTCTGAATCTGAGTTGTACCAGAACTTAGGTGAAAAAATGCCGTTGGGTGATTTGGTTTACAAAATGATCATCAAAAGCAGCAATTTGGCTACTAACCTAATGGTGGAAATAGTAGGTGCGCAAAATACAACTGCATCGATGAGAAAATTGGGTGCACCAGATATTGAAGTGCTCCGAGGAGTAGAGGATATTAAGGCATACCGCCAAGGGTTTAGCAATACTACTACAGCATATGACCTGATGGTGATATTTGATAAAATGGGGCAGGGAAAGGCAGTAAATAAAGAGGTAGATGAAAAAATGATTGGAATTTTGCTCGATCAGAAGTTTAATGAGATGATTCCCGCAAAGTTGCCCAAAGATGTGAAAGTTGCCCACAAAACAGGATGGATTACGGGAGTACATCACGATTCGGGAATTGTGATATTACCCGATGGAAGGAGGTATGTATTGGTTATTCTTTCCAAAGAACTTACCAATGAGGAAAAAGGCGTAGCTAAAATAGCCGAAGTCTCGGGTTGGATTTACCAGTATTTTACAGAGAATTTATAA
- a CDS encoding SDR family oxidoreductase produces the protein MYDQPMLKDDALKGKTILVTGGGTGLGRSMSKYFLELGANVIISSRKLDVLEQTARELRSETGGEVLPVACDVRKYNEVEQVIEQGKEKFGKIHGLVNNAAGNFISPTERLTHKAFDIVVGIVLQGTYNCTLAMGKDWIAQKRKGNILNIVTTYAWTGSGYVVPSAVAKAGVLSLTRSLAVEWGKYGIRSNAIAPGPFPTKGAWDRLFPENLRKKFDPALKVPLGRVGEHQELANLSAYLISDFASFINGEVVTIDGGEWLKGAGEFNHLEMIPPEMWDQIEQLTRGANKKKE, from the coding sequence ATGTACGATCAACCAATGTTGAAAGACGACGCTCTCAAAGGCAAAACCATTTTGGTAACCGGTGGAGGAACCGGCCTTGGGAGGTCAATGTCTAAATATTTTTTAGAGCTAGGCGCAAATGTGATTATTTCCAGCCGAAAGCTAGATGTACTCGAACAAACAGCCAGAGAATTACGATCTGAAACTGGAGGCGAAGTATTGCCCGTAGCTTGCGATGTACGCAAATACAACGAAGTGGAACAGGTAATAGAGCAAGGGAAAGAGAAATTTGGGAAAATCCATGGGCTGGTAAATAACGCCGCTGGCAACTTCATAAGCCCAACAGAACGATTGACCCACAAAGCCTTCGATATAGTAGTTGGGATTGTGCTGCAAGGAACATATAACTGCACCCTTGCCATGGGCAAAGATTGGATAGCTCAAAAGCGAAAAGGAAACATCTTAAATATAGTCACCACTTATGCTTGGACTGGCTCAGGGTACGTAGTGCCCTCCGCTGTTGCCAAAGCTGGCGTACTTTCCCTAACCCGCTCCCTTGCAGTAGAATGGGGAAAATATGGGATTAGAAGTAATGCAATTGCGCCAGGACCTTTCCCCACCAAAGGAGCTTGGGACAGACTTTTCCCAGAAAACCTTCGCAAAAAGTTCGACCCCGCTCTAAAAGTTCCTTTGGGAAGAGTTGGCGAACATCAGGAATTAGCCAACCTTTCCGCTTACTTAATTTCCGACTTTGCCTCGTTTATCAACGGTGAAGTAGTAACCATAGATGGCGGAGAGTGGCTTAAAGGAGCTGGAGAGTTCAATCATTTGGAAATGATACCACCAGAAATGTGGGACCAGATAGAACAGCTCACTAGAGGGGCAAACAAGAAAAAAGAGTAA